The genomic stretch GATTCTCAAAACCACTCTGATTCTGTGGCCATGCCGGACTATGTAGCTTCAAGGGTGCAAGGCTTACTTCCAGAGCAATGCACTCCAGTGCTTAAAAGGAACAGGCTGGTTGCTTCGGCAGTGGAGTCTCCAAGTTTGCCTACACTAGTAGAGGATGGGGAACTGAGTGAACACCTGCAAAGTGCTATAGACAGCATTCTGGAGCTGCAAAGGTTGCAGGGTTCTACAGTAGGAGTCAAACCCAAGATTCAACAGCCTCACGCACTGGATCAGGCAGTCAGCAGCATGCTAGAAGGACAACTATGAGATGGAGAAGAAAGAAGTGCAAGATGAACAGAGAAGTCTTTTGCTAGAAATATAGCTTATACATCCTGCAATACACATCCAGCAGAGactaattttattcatttttcctGAGGAAGAAAGacctatttattattatttattgtgtaAATAGAGTGAATAGAAGTTTTTGGAACCTTTTTGTGGAGACACATTACAGTAATTTATAGTCTTTATCAGTTTAAGACAAGATTAAAACAAAAGTGCAGTTTGGCTGTATGTATATGCCATTTTGATGTGAATGTGTCTATAAGACGACTATTTCTCTTTTGATGGGGACTTAGGTCTGTTTGATGTGGTTTGGTTATTTTGATAGCTCCTTACCAAACTCTGGGGCTCCCAAGGAACCAAACCAGAGTACACTTGTAAACGGCAGCTTGGTTTACAGTTCATGTAGAATTAAACTGGCCTTAACCTATGAAAACTGCATTGTACAGCAAATGTGAGAATGTATCAAGGCAAAATGCTTGGTCCGAACTGAAGTTCAGAAAACACCAGCCTAATGTACTGATGTCAAGTAGACTTTCACACTAGATTTCAGCACACCATGAACTCTAGCGTGAAAGCAGCCCATGTTTTGTATGCTCAGACAGTACACAGAATGATGTCTGTTCCAGCCTGTTTACCCCCAAAGAAAATATACCTTATTTATTCTGAAATCACCAGCaaaactaattaaaacaatggtGAGATTTAAGAAATGCATTATCCTAATGCATGAAAATGTAAAGCATAACAGGACCTACACTGAGCAAATGGCGGATTTAATGTATGCCTTATTCCAGTGGTGTGCAAacctgttcctggagggccactgtcctgccaCAAGTGACGGTGGCCCTCCAGGTGCAGGATTGGACTCCCTGCCTTACTCTGTCACTGCAATGAACTGTACTATTCCTATTGTGGTTTAAGTCAAGAAGATATATAGATGCAAAAGCAATAAGTAGCAGATGGTTGTTAAAATGTGGTTGTGCCTCAATCAAAATACTAAATCCTTTTGAATTTCATTGTTGTAGATCATTCAACTGTTTGAAAATTCAGATCACTACTGAAGTTCAACAACATGCACTCAATTTAGTTGGAATACAGACCTTGTATAATTGTTTTAACTGCAGTTCACCAAAGCCAAAAGCAGTAACTATATACATCCAAGCAGTGAcaaatattgttatattattgaattattgctttttttttttttttttgacaatctACTTACAATGTCCTGCTCACATTATATCATTGATGAATACTTCATAATTGGATAACAGAGTAGTATAgtgaagcattttaaaataagtgtttgaTTGTCATGTTAGTTGTGCCACTTGATATACATGTCAAATATTGTCCTCAAGTTGTATCTTCATGTCTTATGAGACAGGAACGtctttaaatgtttatgtattGCTTCCCTGACAAACACTATGCAGTACTCTTATAGAACACTTGGCCCTAAATGTGACAAGATGTTTGTAACATACCCCATTTTGTTTGATTCAAACTTTTGTGTACTATTACTGTGAAACGTAGCATATTTGACACTGATCCAAAACTGTCATTTGACAGATTGCTCTGATGCCACAATCAAAGAGGCCTTAAAGCTGCTCTACCAGAATCACTAGACTAGATTTTAAACCCCCAATTTTAGACCCAATATCACTGAAGTGaccaaaacaaagttttttttttttttttaaacatttctacAGACTATTtattaaatcttgttttctaaGCATTAAAACTATGAGTGTTGGATTGTTTTATGAACTGCAATCATTCAGGATGTGAAACAGAAGTATATTATacatctacaaaaaaaaaaaaaacctgacaaCCACTACCAACTCATCCAGTCTAAAGATATGAAATTTAATCTTTTTATTGACATTAAGGAAACACAGCAGCTTTTAATAGGTTACATCTggacaaatgtaaataaaaaggAAAGCTGTAGTGTTTCTTAAGTTAAATTACGAATGTTAGGCTCAGACGTCCTTGATTTGGCCATTTATATGTTACACCATCCATGGAGCTCAATCTCTCTGGCTGTAACTGCAAATACAACACAAACTGGCACTATCAAATCTTGATTTGTGAGAATAAGAATGTAGATCATTTCTTGCATCATTTTAGCCTATCTTCAATGTGTCAGGGGTatgtatgtgtacatatatatatatatatatatatattacacacacaccgAAAGATGTTCTGGTATGTTTTGGAGGTGTCCTGACTCTGAGACGGATTATTGTACAGAGATGATGTGCCAAGCTGTGCTTAATTTGGTCCAGTCTTTCAAAGATAAATGGAGTTTTCCTCAAAACCCACtaaacaaaaacttttaaacTGAAACGATAAAGCTCCATTATGGGCATTTAAGTAAAAATGGCCATTTTGTATAGCCTCAAGACAAACGgatttaacatttaacaaaacatttaatatgGCCTCAAACCTGCCTATGAATCTTGTATTGAATTCATGattaagaattaagaagagCAGGTTTAGGCTGGTTAAAATACAGTAGAATCTACTTTTCACAGGGAAATGAGAATGcttttcaacattttaaacattaaaaagtgtgCACATTATGCAGTTATTTTACCTATCACCATTTCTTTTCTTGCACCATCCTTGAGTTTAAGATTCTGCCGTTCACCACAGTGGCTTCCGATCCCCAAAGAGTCTGTTACCCAATCTCCATCTGGTCCCTTAGAGCCCGGTCAAACTGGGGCCACAGTTTAGtcttgggttttttttttttttttcttttctcatttGGAAGTTAACACCAGGGCTTTCCTGTGGCCAGGGAGAGTCTATCTCTGGTACATACTCAAACAACATAGGACAAGGACACCAAGGTGTTAAACACACAGTTGGAACCTTCCTATTCCAGCAGTTGTAGCACAAAGTCTCTTTTTGTTTGGGTGGCGAGGAGCTCAGTTGAGCTGGATTTGAAGGTCCTCACCGTACTTGCGCAGATATTTGTCATGGTTGTGGTTGACGGACCAGAGAGGGGGCAAATGGCGGGGCTGCATGCTGGTCAGGAAGTGTTGTCGCCAACAGCGCTCCAGTTCCATTAGGCCACGCAGACCGTGCTTGGCATACGCCTGCACTACCTTCAGTCCATGTGGCACATAACTCTCATTGAAGATCCTGCGAAGGTAGAAAAAGACGTCAACTTTCAGAACTCAATCTTCATATtcgtaagtacattaaattatGAATGACAACACAAAGATCTGGTGTTCAGCAACTTGGCCCAACTAGTTGTATCTATTCCATTTCCACCACCTCAGGGGATTCGAGAATACCCCCAACCCCAAGTGTACTATTTTAACAGCTGCTTAATTTTTATGCAATTACTTTTGTGCTCggattgatatggtaaaatcaATGCCACCGTTACCAtctttacagtgtgtacaaTCGCTGAACATAAGGTAATGGGTGTTTGTTGCCGTCTGGCCAATCAAAGCAGAGCAGGCTTATGGAAAGGAGGGATTTAGAGAGACCTTGATAGAACAGTTTCAGACACTGCGAGAAAAGAGGTGAAGCTgcaaatgtatattatgagaaaatgaatgcttgtaaacctattgtaggagactccaaagcaaaattaggaacctttaaaaaaagcataatttaaaaataattttagttgtttgttttagttttgtcTGTCAGATGGCCAATTCCTGCCTTTTATGTGGGTGGTTTTTGGTCAAAATAAGCTAAGAGACTCGCAAACAAATCTAACCTGGTTTCCAATGCTGCAGCTTTCTGAAGCATCTCTTGCATGACCTCCTGCTGTCCGTTGCAGAAGAAGCTCTGGATGACTGACAGGAGCTCCTCCTTTCTGGATTCGGGCATCCCGTCGCTGGCGCTGAGGAGAGCCCGGGCGGCCGAGCGCACCCGTCGCCGGTCTGCGTCCTCGAGCAGCCGAATGCCCTCCTCACAGCCCTGTGGGGCCGAGTGTTCCTCTGCCAGCTGCTGCTTCAGGATCCCGTCATGGACGTTTGAAGCCGCGTGACAGGACGTGCACAGCAACAGGATGTCGTGCGAGTTGTGGTCCTTCATCTCAGCTGGGAAGTGGCGCCTGTACTCGTGTGGGACAATGTTCTTCCTAGTGTAAAAACAGAAGTTGAGATGACAAGTCCAACTTTCAAAACAAACTCAAGAAATCGCAGGAAACAGAAGACAAACCTGATGTAAGACTCTGCTTTTCCGCACACCACACAGAGATTTTCTTTGGCTGTGAGGTAGTAGTCTTTCTGGGAGTCCGGACGGCCTGACGGCTCAAATAGCAGCCGGACAATGAAGGGATCTTCACTGACCAATTCTGAGAATAAATTATGTACAGATCACATTTTACCCAATTATATTAGACATTAAACAAAGGATAATTTTGAACCTGACTGCTGAATGGTCAATACACCACTCTAATACAGCCATCTTCTCACTCTCTCTGACAAACAACAGGCTGGAAGTCTTACATTTGAGACCAATTTGGACTTTCTGACCTAAGAGAACAAGGTGGGAATTACCAATATTTTTGCACTTAAACGTAAACACTttctgtaaaatttacagctatgaataattatatctgaaaattgtttttataattatttaggTTGATTAGTCCTGGAAAACCTACTATGcttttcttcatttgttttgtatggacatattaatttaataattttaccaTGGTGAGTAAGATGGCTGCTTCACAACcaattttaaagttttgtttgaaTGCTACTAGGGGGTAAATTGCGACAATCGTATGTCAAAAGTGGCAGCGGCCAACTATTCTTCTTAGCAATTAGTAAGATTACATGTCAGGGACTATATTTTCTGGTGCAAGGATAACACGCTTCAATGATAACTTCAACAATTTTATCctcaatattttttataacataGTAACCATCATAAAATCTTATGAAACTGgaaacaaaaatatacaatttCTTGTAAACTttcttaaataataaacaagaatgacaaaaccatttttttgcactgtaatagtgttattttagtattgataaaaaaaaaaaaaaaaattaacaaaactatatttggtttttattttagtttaattttctaGTGTGTCATTTTAttcgtttttgttttaaatgtctatataggTCATATTAAGTTTTAGTTCTTacatttagtttatttagttgttattttaaattaaatgaaaataagtaGCCTTGGTAACtagctaaaaataaattattttatttcaatgtttatttcaagtaatgaaaatgttatttatgtttcagttttagtttttacacCGCTCTGTTGGATACTTGATTCCAATCGCTCAATCCAGCTGTATTATGTCGCTTGCTAGCAAATGCTCTCTCTGCGGAAGCTTTGCGTTTAAAAGCTAATAAAATTTTGACTCggatcaatatttcatgtctaaTAATTTACTTATGTGGCCAGTACCATGTAATAAGCtggtacatgtagttaattaatattactcagtacttaatagtataattacattgtaacaaggacaccaccttaaaataaagggtaacactttattttacagtgtcattgttacatatgttacatgcaATTACTAACTATaaatagtaataactataaattatgcgtAATTACATGCAAccccaaaccaaaccctaatcctaaccctatagtaagtacattacttaatattactcagtacttaaattgataattacagtgtaacaaagacacctcaaaataaagggttacactttattttaaggtgtccgtgttagtgtaattatacattcaagtaatgagtaataataattaactacatgtacttactataaggttaggtttaggggttagCTTAGGGTTAGTTGCgcgtaattatgcataatttatagttattaataCAGTAACTatatgtaacgtgtaacaatgacactaaaataaagtgtaaccattttTTGAATCCTGGCTCACTTCAATATTAtaccatcataaatataataaacagttacactttatttaaagGTCTCCGTGTtatagtgtaattatacatttaagtactgagtaatattaattaaaaacatactatAGGGTTAAGGTTTGGTTTAGCTGCATGAAATTATGCATATATGCcattattactacagtaagtacatgtaacatgtaacaagggcactgtaaaataaaaatgttaccaaTACACTTAATTATCATAAGTAAACTCACATactgcattattaacactcatATAGCCTACTTTATTACTGTGCCACAAGGCGAgggcaaaaatacatttcatgCCATTTCTACTATGCATTTATAATTTCCACATTTATAACATTGTGTACCTCCTATACCCTTTTCCAGGTACCATTTTGCTTTCTTCTTGTCACATGTGCAGAGTGGCTGACCATCAGGAGCATGAAGGAAACAGTTATCATAAAGGGGTGATTTCCtgaatgaagacaaaaaaagcACATCAACAGTCATGTCCTAAAAATTAAtccaaatatagaaaaaaaaaaaaagaaaaaaaaaaaagagaattttaataatttgaGCGAGAGGTTTGTTCTAAATTGTATACTCAACTTCAAcaccattttgaaaaattagTTTTACATTTCATTATGTTTAGTCAGATGCATTCCCATTACCAATTACAGGAAAATCTAGCAATTCCTTCATTACCTGGCCGAGTAACCAACTCCTAGTGGTTTGCGTTTGTTCCGCCGCGGGTCTGGAACTTGCTGGTCTCCAGACTCAGGACTCTCCACAGTAGACTTTCGGCTTCTCCGCCTTCTCTCCCCTTCTTCCCCCTCTCCGCCATAGCGTCCCCTAAAGGGCACATCCACCAGCCCCTGGCAATATGATGCCAGCTGGACAAATGCAGCTTCACCCTCAGCGGGCAGACGGGGCTCTTTGTTCATCCCCAGCAGGTGGAGGAACAGGGCAATAGAGATCTGGGCATCACGTGCTGCGTAGGTCATCTGGTGGATACAGTATGACAGTATGTTtagtgtaataaaaataactataatataaataagtttaaataaataatataagtttaaattgtaatattagtAGAataatgtctaaataataaatgtattacttCTAAGCACAACATTGAGATTTCTTACACATCAAGCagctgccatctactggccgTGATTGTCATAACATGACTTTGACCTGACATCAtattgtgattattatttttcttttgtcaccAGCAATCCGTCCCAAATTCTCATATTTTCTTCTATAGTTCTAACTGCCTAGAGTTTCAACTTGGAGAACTGTAGAAAAGCTTGTTAAATAAATAGTGTCAAATGGAAAGTTTCTGATATAATTGTGAAGACTGATACACTCTTCACCCTTGGTCTTCGACCCTGCTCCTGGGgacccactgtcctgcaaaaaGCAGCACGATGCAACAGAGTTCTGGAATCGAATACTTAAGGTCAGGAATCGGATACTtgttataaaatttaaatttagattCCTCTTATCGATtcctttttgtgcattttgatATGGCTAGACCTGCACATTGTTTTCTgtgctgcacacacacacatccaaagCATGCTCACAGAACGAGTGATTTAATGTGACTTTAAACCATAGAATCAAGCACTGTTTTCACATCCAAAACAACATGCACACAGAAAGCCGCCTCTCATACTGAATAGTGCGCAATACTGAACTGAGTTCACTTCCATGTGTTTTTGCACTTGAatggacaaatacacacacaaatgtgtcTAAATGAAAGGTTTTGCAAGAAGACTTAGATTTCATTCACATttattctactttttttttttttttttttttttaccttattgGAATCTAAATTAggaatcaataaaaaaaaaaattttgaatCATTAAAATTTAAACTTGTAAAATTGTGGGGGGCTCCCACAAATTATAATTATcggttcggtacgtacctctgttttgaagtcacggttcggtacagcaggggggagaaaactaaatgtaattttttttattttttttattaaacagtggtttactgaacaaattgtgtctcggtctttaaatgaattcaattataattaaaagtttCTTATGCATAGAAATAACCATTtctgctaatgctgtaaactatagtcaagtcaagtcacctttatttatatagcgctttttacaatgcagattgtgtcaaagcagctttacattgataactggtacataatttggctgcacagcagctcttaaataatagtgtcaatgcaggcagatcagaagcactgttgaataaatgtcaagaatactattgaatatcaaatgtcaagtgtccccaactaagcaagtcAAAGGCGGGTATATAGGGTACTTACAcgttactataatattaaaggttaacagagcccaaactactagcctaaactctatttattaaagtaacaaattgtatgcaaactgcacataaggcagtttttgcattaacttctaaatctaattaaaaataatgtttttagtcCAAATCATTGaaatgattatttaatgtatgtttaaataaatgtgtcatgaaaatgacagccactgtgtaaatgattaagACATTACTAgcaggttaagtaaaatataatgaatatataggctaatatagtgcatatatttagtcaAAGTTCATTTCTCCggcgaactaacaagctgtggacactgaatgacttttctgaggtaaatgttatgctacgtgacattgtttacaagctgttttatagATGTCTTTCTGCTGTTTAAACACAGATCGATTACATGAGATATGATACGATTCAATAAGTGGGCTTTCAACATatcttcagatgttcattcatggtCATTCTCTAACTAgaattaaagaggaagagagtACCGGGGTACATACCGTGGGTGGTGTATTGCAGTTTTTCGGTTTGGTTTGTATATTGTTACCCTCATTATCTAATAATAACAGCATGCAGAAGTATGTCATTGGAGATCTGAAGCATTGTGTGTGTGGAAATTGGAAAAAATAGCCTATAGACTCCGGAACGAGACAGAATCTAACCGGACCAGGACTGAAAAATCATCTTAGACCTCTTTCTACAGCCTTTTGTGGGCAGGAAAGGGACAAAACGTGAAAGTCTAACATATTTTTGGTGGGAGCAGGATTGAAAAATCCATCTGACGCAGACCTTTAGTTCCAACCCTAATcacacacacctgaaccagataATAAAGCACTTCAGGGTCGCTTAAAATCACAGGTCAGGTGAGCTAAAGCAGGTTGGAAACAAACGTTGCAGGACAGTGGGTCCCCAGgagaagggttgaagacctAGGCTCTATTCCTCACCTGTTCCTGGGTCAAAACGTCAGCCTCCCAGTCACTGCAGCGCAGCTCCAGAGATTTGTCCAGTGTGACATTCAGCAGGTCTGCAGCCAGAGACTTCAGACTCAAGCCGTTATTCAGCACAGCTTGCCTTCAACACAGTCAACATCACATCATGTCACTCCGTAAGCAGCTTCAAGGGTTACTGAGTTatgaaattatgacttttacaGACACCTGCCAACACTCAGCTTAAGCATTTGAACTGAGCTGAGATAACACTAACTCTGcaacactgttattgaactgaaaaatgacactattgtcttctgtagaccTGCTTATAGCTGGATTCAATATGTTTCTTAACTGATGAATTCTATAACTGATGAATTAACACTGTTCATTTGTTATTTCACATAGTTATTTGTGGAAAATAAgagtattaaaaaataattttggaaACACTGAATCAAACTGCATGTAAATGAAAAAACAGTGCTGTGCTTCACTCTGAAACATGCAGtgcatacatttaattaaaatcacAGCCTTTGTCATTTAAAGGGTTCCTTTTTTCTATCCCTTCATAGATTGCCTTCACAACTggaactttgacgcttcaaaaagatcataaaagagatcgtaaaacaaatccatatgaattgagaggtttagtccaaattttctgaacagactcgatcactttttatgatgaacagatttaatttaggctttatAAACCTTGAAAAGCTAACATatacagaagctcaaccgaacctgaatgacgtgcgagaacaaacctcttccggaagctcaaatgtgctgcgtaaccaatgaggttcattctcgtgtgttacgcatcatttgtagtctggctatcaccagacgaagctcaatttaaaattgaacattggtctggggagtttgctatgtatttcctactgcacaagaggcgtgatcaacgagcattagtcacgcaattggatagtccttcaaccaatcagatcaacgatccgggtgacgtacttttgcagagcaatgcgaaaactccagacaggtttaccgtgtgtctcaatcagctccctagttcagtagtcagggcactgatcagggaatcagccacattcacagTAGGAGTAAAATCTTTGCGTGGCAGGGGGAGCTGCCACTaagacctgccacggttatgcgcgcctgcctcgggacctgccacggttatgcgcgcctgcctcgggacctgccacggttatgcgcgcctgcctcgggacctgccaccgttatatgcgcctgcctcgggacctgccacggttatatgcGTCTGCCTCGGGACCTACCACGGCTATATGCGCCTACCTCGGGgcctgccacggttatgcgcgcctgcctcgggacctgccaccgTTATATGCgtctgcctcgggacctgccacggctatgcgcgcctgcctcgggacctgccacggctaTATGCGCCtccctcgggacctgccacggttatatgcgcctgcctcgggacctgccacagATATGGCAAGCCACAGATATACGCGCCCCTGTCACTCGAACCGTCACAGCTGTATGCGCCTCTCACTCGTATAGCCTACCACCGTATACCTGTCACGTGACCCGTTacagttatatatttttttttaactacttCGTAATAAAAGATGACTAGGAAAACAAATTCTTATTTTAAAGGCctattttgttattaaaatctAACAATGTTTAGTCAAGCTTTGACAATACATTTCAATGTAAATTATGACACTGTTACCTATTTTGTGAGGCCAGGTTCATTAATCTGAAATACACAATGAATGTAGCTTTGCAACCAAGTTATACAACAGTaacctataataataataataataataataataataaaattacacaaaaatgcagtacatgtatataaaaataatgtttattaggGTTTCAGTATTTCACCAACAATTTGTTGTGATAAAACTTCCAAAAAGTGCCCTATTGCAATTTGCATGCATTTCTAAGATTAGAAATAAGTgttatttacatacattttataaatatattgctATATATGTGTAAATATTTACAGTGCTGGTCAAAAGTTTAGACGAATTGCTATTtgttatgtttttgaaataagtattTTATGCCCAttaagcctgcatttatttaatcaaaaattcagaaaaattgtcaaacattattacaacttaaaataatggTTGGAGTAATAATgg from Megalobrama amblycephala isolate DHTTF-2021 linkage group LG5, ASM1881202v1, whole genome shotgun sequence encodes the following:
- the exd2 gene encoding exonuclease 3'-5' domain-containing protein 2 isoform X1 → MSKQSTLTAAVATMLGATLGGLFLWRSIRTQKRKALKGPALAEPVQAQLVAEIAPSPEPSAPPQTQKLLRTQTMLEVPPVIVSSLEEWEALWPAFQKDLSVYPVLGLDCEWVKSMRVSVKGKASAVSLLQLATFSGRCMLVRLLMFRNAQLPLPKGLVGVLSDPRVLKVGVGCYEDGKRLTHDHGLTLSCTVDLRYLALRQRQAVLNNGLSLKSLAADLLNVTLDKSLELRCSDWEADVLTQEQMTYAARDAQISIALFLHLLGMNKEPRLPAEGEAAFVQLASYCQGLVDVPFRGRYGGEGEEGERRRRSRKSTVESPESGDQQVPDPRRNKRKPLGVGYSARKSPLYDNCFLHAPDGQPLCTCDKKKAKWYLEKGIGELVSEDPFIVRLLFEPSGRPDSQKDYYLTAKENLCVVCGKAESYIRKNIVPHEYRRHFPAEMKDHNSHDILLLCTSCHAASNVHDGILKQQLAEEHSAPQGCEEGIRLLEDADRRRVRSAARALLSASDGMPESRKEELLSVIQSFFCNGQQEVMQEMLQKAAALETRIFNESYVPHGLKVVQAYAKHGLRGLMELERCWRQHFLTSMQPRHLPPLWSVNHNHDKYLRKYGEDLQIQLN
- the exd2 gene encoding exonuclease 3'-5' domain-containing protein 2 isoform X2; the protein is MSKQSTLTAAVATMLGATLGGLFLWRSIRTQKRKALKGPALAEPVQAQLVAEIAPSPEPSAPPQTQKLLRTQTMLEVPPVIVSSLEEWEALWPAFQKDLSVYPVLGLDCEWVSVKGKASAVSLLQLATFSGRCMLVRLLMFRNAQLPLPKGLVGVLSDPRVLKVGVGCYEDGKRLTHDHGLTLSCTVDLRYLALRQRQAVLNNGLSLKSLAADLLNVTLDKSLELRCSDWEADVLTQEQMTYAARDAQISIALFLHLLGMNKEPRLPAEGEAAFVQLASYCQGLVDVPFRGRYGGEGEEGERRRRSRKSTVESPESGDQQVPDPRRNKRKPLGVGYSARKSPLYDNCFLHAPDGQPLCTCDKKKAKWYLEKGIGELVSEDPFIVRLLFEPSGRPDSQKDYYLTAKENLCVVCGKAESYIRKNIVPHEYRRHFPAEMKDHNSHDILLLCTSCHAASNVHDGILKQQLAEEHSAPQGCEEGIRLLEDADRRRVRSAARALLSASDGMPESRKEELLSVIQSFFCNGQQEVMQEMLQKAAALETRIFNESYVPHGLKVVQAYAKHGLRGLMELERCWRQHFLTSMQPRHLPPLWSVNHNHDKYLRKYGEDLQIQLN